The genomic segment TGTGGTAAAAGATATCCATTAAACCTCGAAATATTAAAATGCGAATGTGGGAAACCCCTAAGATTATCATATAAACCTCATAAAAGTTCACACAAACTAGTAGTTGATAATAATAAATATTCAATGTGGAGATACTCTCATTACTTGCCAGTACAACCACTTTCTAATATTATTTCACTAGATGAAGGTTTCACGCCCCTTATCACTGAAAAAAAAGAAGATAAAACATTATATTTTAAACTAGAATACATTAACCCCTCTGGCTCATTTAAAGATAGAGGCAGTAGCATTCTAATATCATTATTAAAATCAAAGAATATCAATGAATTCATTGAGGACTCATCAGGCAATGCTGGAATTTCTTATGCAATGTATGCTGCAAGAGCATCGATTAGGGCAAACATATTTGTGCCTGATTATATAAAAGATAATAGGTTAAAACTGCTTAGCCTGTTAGGTGCTAAAATTAATAAAATAGAAGGGGGTAGAAAAAAAGTTGCAGAAGAGGCAATGAAACTATCTAAAAACTGCTTCTATGCTTCACACGTTTATAACTGGATATTTATAGAGGGCGTTAAAACCATTGCTTATGAAATATATGAACAATTGAGCGGAAATATACCAAAAAATATATTTGTCCCCACTGGTAATGGAACACTCTTTCTTGGCCTCTATTATGGATTTCTAGATTTATTACAACTAGAATTAATTAAAGACATGCCAAAACTCTATGCAGTTCAGCCAGAAAAGTGTGCACCTTTAGCTTATTATTCAAAAAAAGGTACTTTAAAGGGCTTTTCATCAGATTATTCAATTGCCGAAGGAACACTAATA from the Deferribacterota bacterium genome contains:
- a CDS encoding pyridoxal-phosphate dependent enzyme gives rise to the protein CGKRYPLNLEILKCECGKPLRLSYKPHKSSHKLVVDNNKYSMWRYSHYLPVQPLSNIISLDEGFTPLITEKKEDKTLYFKLEYINPSGSFKDRGSSILISLLKSKNINEFIEDSSGNAGISYAMYAARASIRANIFVPDYIKDNRLKLLSLLGAKINKIEGGRKKVAEEAMKLSKNCFYASHVYNWIFIEGVKTIAYEIYEQLSGNIPKNIFVPTGNGTLFLGLYYGFLDLLQLELIKDMPKLYAVQPEKCAPLAYYSKKGTLKGFSSDYSIAEGTLIENPPRLEEIMRAVKESKGETINLSEKSIEIAHKKLFQYGYIIEPTAALGYGAFLQKKPASSLIILTGSGLKLG